GTGAGATACAGAGGGCCCGAAATTTGTTTGGTAGAAAATCAACCGTGGAGTTTACTAAATGGCAGTGAGATAAGAAGCAGGACTAGGCACCAAATCTAAGGCTAACAGCAACACAGTCCACTAGGAAAGTACTTTAATTTCAGAACATGAAACGTTCCCTGATGGTGCGTTTTCTTGGGACAGTCTGGCTTGACAGTTAAGCTTCATTCGAGCACCAGGGTCAGATGCTGTTCTGGTTTCTTTGCACCTTTTCTGGCATAGAGCCCAGATCCGTCTCCCCAGAAGGCCTCTGACGAAGAGTCGGCTGAGCCAGAATCCCGAGGGGTGTGAATGCAGGTCACAGGCCCGGGGAGCTGTTGCTTTGCTGAAGGGAGGCCTTTCTGCCCTAGAGTTTCCCCTGCTGGGGTGTGGAGGCCAGTGCTGCATGGAGCGGGCTTGTCCACCCCAGTTGTTGGTCGTCGTGTGCTTTAGTAGTTTTCAGTTGCTTCCAGGTATCACACAAGGAGTCTGTTTATGGGACTGTgtgggaaaaggagaaaggagaagggcaCTGCGGGTTTGAATCATCGGGAGATGAAGCAGGTCACTCACCTGGTTGGATGACGGTTCAGCAGGTGCCTGTCCCGCTTGTGGTTGAGCTGTGCTCTGAGCAGCTGGGGGACACACGGGGTTGGTTCTGCACGGATTAAGAGCTGCACGGGGCCAGGGAGAAAAGATACCGAGGAGAGTACTGGGCAGGAGAGAGAGCCAGCATCTGCTTCCAGGAAGGTGAGGGTGGGGCCGTGCCTACTTCTCCCCGGACACCAGGACGGCCAGCTCCTGGATGGACATATCCTTGTTGACGTAGCGGTCGTACTGGGCAGGGGTCAGCCTTCCGTTCTGCAGGGCCTCTTCGATGGAGAACTTCTTGCCAGACTTCCTGTCATGGATCACGGAGGACTCCCCGTTGGGACCCTTGACGGAGATTTCCTCCCAGTCGCACTCCTGGTTCCTGAGTTTCACAAACATGTTCCAGTCGATGAGGCCGGCCCGGTGGGCTTCCTCTGGGGACAGTTCGCGGCCCGAGTCGGGGTCGATGACCACGATGGAGCGCCGCAGGTGGTTCTCCCTTTGCTCCCGCTTGATGGCCACGGAGCCCAGGCGCCGCTGCAGCTCATCGATCTCCAGGTCTTTGTCTCTGGAGAGCTGCCTGAGGTCGTCCAGCTCCTGCTCCAGGGACCGGAGGCGGCAGTCGAGCTGCGCCCCGGGATCCGCTGCCACCGGCATGCTCCTTAGGCCCCGCGTCTCCGCCACCGCCATCTCGATTTCGGACTGGAGCCTGCGGGCCTCGAGCTGCAGGCTCTGCCTCTCCAGCTGCAGTTTGTGGTTCTCTTCCCTCAGGAAATCCAGCTCCTTGGATGACTTGGAGTTACAGAACTCCAGCTCCGACAGCTTGGCCTCCAGCCGGTTCACCTCCGCGTCCAGCGCCCTCTTGCTCTGGCTCTCCGCCTCCATGCTGCTCTTCAGCTTCTGAATCTCCTGCTCGGTGTCGCCCCTCTCCACCTGGATGCTCTtggagaagaccaccttctccTTGACCTCCATCTTCTCCAGGTGCTCCAGCTTTTTCTTCAGGGTCTCGAGCTCACGCTCCAGGACCTGCCGCCGGTGCCGCTCTTCCTCCAGCTGCAGCGCAAGCAGGGTGTGCTCCCGGGCCTGCTGGGGGTCCTGCTGCAGCACCACCTTCTGCTTGAGGGTCACCTTTTCCCGGGCCTCCCCCGCCTCCTCCTCCAGCTGGGCCAGCCGCTGCTTCAGGTGCTGCACCTCCAGCTCGGCCTCCCTGCGTGCCTGCCGCTCGCACTGCAGCTCCTCCAGCTGGCGCCCCAGCTCCGCTCGCCTGCGCTGCAGCTGCTGCAGCTCCCCGCGGAGGCCATCGATCTGCTGCAGCTCAGCGTCGATGCTCTCGGTGAAGGCGTTCACCTCGGCCTGCAGGCCCGGCTCCTCCTCGTACCTGACGACCTCCTGCTGCACCGTCTTCTCCTTCACCTGGGAAAGCTCTTCCTCCTTCTGTTTGATTTTATCCTCCTGGGacgccctctctctctccagatcCACTTGCTTCTTCTGTTCCTCGGACAGCTGGGCCCTCAGAGACTCCACTTCCTCTTTGGTCTGGGGGTCTTCCTGGAACTGCAGGATCTCCTGGACCACCTCCTTGGTCTGCACCTGGGGTTTGGCCTCTTTCAGGGACTGGATCTCCTGCTTCAGCTGGTAGATCTCCAGGTCACACCTTTCGATGAGTCTGGTCTTGTCGATGATCTCCTCCCTGAGCCTCTGAAGCTCTTTCTCCATCTCGGGGTCGGTCTTGTACTTGATGACCTCCTTCGTCACTTCCTTGACCTCCACCTGGGGGCCCCGCCTCCGGAGCACCTCCAGCTCGCTCTGGTAGCCCTTCAGCTGCTCCTCGGCCCCCCGGTACTTGCACTCCTGCTCGACCAGCTCCAGGCGGAGGTTGGCCACCTCACTCTCTGCCTTGGGGTCTGGCCGGACGATCTCCCGCACTTTCTCCTGCACGACCACTTTGGCGTTTTCCTCCTCCAAGGCCCAGATCTTTCGGAGCAGCCCTGTTTTCTCCCTCTTGTTGGCACGAGCCTTGGCGGCCTCGTCCTCATACTGGCGTGTGAGGTCACTCACCTCCCTCTCGGTTGCCACATCCTTCTCCACCTTGAGCACCTCCTTGATGGTGATCTTGCCCTCGGCCATGGCCCGCTCCTTCTCCAGCCTCTTCAGCTTGTCCTGGAGGAAGCTCAgctcctcctcctgcttctccctgAGCTGCTGCTCCCGCTGCCCGTCCTCCTGCAGCTTCCGGAACTCTGCCTCCAGCTGGGGGTCATTCTGCAGTTTCACCACCTCCTTCTCAGTGACCTTCTCCCGCACCTGGTTCTTCTCCTGGGCCAGGGCTGCGATGCGCTGCTGCAGGAGGAGCGCCTCTGCCTCCTGGCTGCCCTTCTGCCGCCGcagctcctccagctcctcccgCAGCCTCAGGACCTCGCTGGCCTGGGTCTGGTCCGGCTCGATGCGCAGAACCTCCTTGACCGTGTACTCCTGCCCCCCGTCCCTGGCCTCCTGCTCCAGGGCGCGCAGCCGCAGCTGCAGCGCCTCCAGCTCCTCCTGAAGCAGCTGGTTCTTGCGCTGCTCCTCCACCAGGGTCTGCTGCGTCTGCCGGAGGCTCTCCTCCAGCATGGGGTCTGGCACCTTCTTGAGCACCTCCTTCCTCACCACCGCATTCTGCGGGCTCTGGTTCTGCAGGGTCCGGATCTCCTCCTGGGCGCTCCTGACCTCATTCTCCAGCTGCTGCCTCCGCTCCGCCTCCTCGTCCAGCTCCTTCTGAATCTTCCACGTCTCCTCTGCTCCGGAGCCCGGCTTGCTCCCGGGCAGGGCCTCATGGCTCATGCCTGCCTCAGGCTGCTGGGAAGGAGGAGACAGCGCAGGGTTAATGCCGGACTCTGCACGGCCCGACCCCACCTGGCCACCCGCCAGAGGTCAGACTGCTTGTCCTGCGGTCCCTAGGAGACCCGCTCAGTGCCGGGTTCACTGGAGTCCTAGGCTTCCTTTTGAAAATGGTAAAACAACTAGTTTAAATGCatctgggaaaatattttaaaaccacagaaGAGTGTGAAGCAGAGGCTGTCTGTCACCTCTGGTCCTGTTCCTACAGGATACTATCACCTTTGAGACACGTATGTTTTTGCGTGTGAcacgtatttattttttccacactAACGGTGATGCCTGTTCTGCACACTGCTTGTTGCACTTATGGGAGAATCTGCAGCGGCACAGAGAGCGCCACCCCGTCGTGTGACAGCTTCGTCATTTTCCATTGTGTGGACAGACCCTGGCTCAGTCGCACACCCATTGCTGGTGAATATTGAGTTGCTTCCACTTTCTTAACTATTACAATGTTGTCGTTAACATTttgggcttttaaaaataagttacctTTTTCTGGGTACTCAGCAAATGTTTGAGGGATGGGACACGTAGGTTGGACTCATGTCCACAGGGGCACAGGCATGGGCTGGCGTCTGCACTGGTGCCACCCAACCCTGTTCGCAGGGGGACACGCCCACTGGTTCACAGGCTGTTTCTCTGAGGCACAATGAGTCTTATTTCTCAGCTCTTGGGATAGTTTTGAGTAGAATGCCTTACTGAGATCCATTACCTGTCTCAGGAGATTCAGAGCAAACTCCAGATTCTGCAGCCTCTGTCTGTTGATGGCATTAACTTCCGTGAACTTGGCAGCAAGAGCTGTTTCCTACAGGAGAGCAGACAGGAGTCAACAGACTAAGCAAAGGTGAGCTGGACGGTGTTTGAAAAGTCTGACATTTGGGGAGAGAGGGTACCTTCTTGCCCCTTCCTACCTGGAGTTCTACTACAGTCTCATCTACAGGAGAGAAAACTAGATTTAGAGTCagaagcctaaaccccagcgagtgaccttgagcaagtctgtCTCTGAGCCTTAGCGCGTTCGTGTATGGAAGGAGCTGATAACATCggccctctgtgtgtgtgtacttacTTACGGGGCGCAGGGGGAGTCCGTGGCTCTGGCTCAGATAAGCCCAGCAGGCTGTCTTTCTAGGCATATCAATGTCGCCACCCCAGAATAAGTTGTTATCTCCTCTTACTGAACCTGTTGGCACCCAGGAGGGCTCTTGGGCCAGTTTCCCTATTGTGTGTGCGTCTCTGAGGCCTGCATGCCATGCTCTCTGGAGCGAGGGAACCCCGAGAAGGCCTGGCCTGCAGAGCTCACCTCTTCCCTCACTTTGGCGGCAGGGGACTGGAGCCTGGCCCTCTTGCTCATGTGGCTGCTTCTTCCATTCTCCAAGTCAAGGAGGGACCTGAGTTTCTCTGCTTCCAACTCATAGTCCTGTGTGAGAGAGACGTGGCAGAGGGCAGACAAGAGCAGGTGAGACCGAAATGTTCTTATACCCCTTCCAGCTGACTGCAAAGGTCTTCCGCTCAGCCATACCCTGTTCTGACTGCCAGGAGGTTTTGAGAACCATAGATCCATCAGTGGTACATATCTACATCCCTGAATAACATGTGCGATGAGAAAAAGTAGGCCCACAATCCCCCTCCATCCCCAAAGCATGCTCCTTCCAGGCCCTCCCTGGCCTAGAGACCATGGCATTCTGCTTTCTTCATTTAACTCCGTACCATAAGAGTTATGGCTTTTCTCACGTTGCCTCCTCCTAATCCTCCTGTGGATCAGTTTGATGACTTTAACATCCATTGTGTGGTTAGATGATAATTTACTAGCCGTTCCTCTgctattggacatttaggttatttctagtttgtctgttttgctattgtaaataattctgttGTACAGTGATTTTGTTAATCCCACGTtattattctttcatattttttcttttaggataAATTCCCCCAGTTACTGCTTTAAACAGTAGAAAATCCTTTTCTGGTATTCGATGCCCAGTACCATCTTGTTTCCCAAAGGCCTGTGCCGGTTTGCGTGGCCGCCAGCAGTGCCTGAGGACACCCCCGCCGGACCAGCTGGTGGGAAGAGGCCCTGCTGCTTTACACTCCGGGCAGGGTGTCACGTCTCACCTTGACAGCTTGCTGGTACTGCTGGGAGTGGGCGTAGACTTTCTGtacttcctcttcccttcttgcTATCTCATCTAGCAGGTTCTGTAAAACAACAGAGACTTtgaaaaccaaaaattaaaaaaaaaaaaaaaaaaatccaaaacctaGATAGAGTAGCTGGATTCCTTGGGAGTCTGGAATTCTTCCGTAGCACAAAGTATAACAAATGGCTTCCttgtttacatttgtttgttACAAAAGGCAATTCTAAGGCCCTGTGAAGAAGGGCCAAGAAGATAATTATCTTTGGCAGGAAAGTTGTGTTTATTGAGTGCATCgaaatgtcaggcactgttctagtatCTTTCTTAGATTATCTCACTGAATCTCCCAACATCCTGTGCGGTAGGCACCGTCCTCACCTCCAGTTTATGAACGAGGAAACCCAGGCACAGTGCGGCGCAGTGACTGGCCCGTGGGCTCATGGCTAATGGGGGTGGGAGCAGGATTTGAGACCAGGCTGTTGGGCTTCCCGTTCCTCGCCTTCACCCCAAGGCCCTGCTGCCTTCTGCAGAGCCAGGACTCCGGGCTTTGGAAATGGGTTTTTCCCCCTGAGGGCTCCCCTGTGTCCCTGTAGCTATTTGCTTATTTAGCTGGCTTGCACGGAGTGTCCactctgggccaggccctgtgctgggcactgaggaCGGAGAGGTGAGGGAGACCCCGTCCTTGTTGTCAGAGACTCGGGTGCTGGGAGCCCGCCTGGCCAGGACCGCTGCCAGGCCCCCATCCACGAAGGGGCTTGCTAACCTCCGACCCCGCCTTGTGACCATCCTCCTGTGAACGTGGAAGTGGCCTTCTCACCTTCTGGTTGTTCAGCTTGGTCTCCATCTGGCCGAGGCCGTCTGTCTCCTGGGGCTCGTAGCTGGGGATGTGGGACAGGAACTGCAGCAGGTGGTCGCGGCCACTACAGAAGGCGTCATGAGCAGCCCGGGTGCTCTGCAGGCTCTGGACCCTGCGGGGCAAAGCCCGTCAGGCCTTTGAGCTCTCAGGTCTCACTGAGAGCTGCCTGCCATCCCTTTTTAAAGAGGTCATCAAAAGTAATTTAAGTGGAAATAACCTAAACGTTCACCAGGAAGGGAGTAGTTAGGTAAATTACAGAATATTGTGTTGGAATACTGTGCGGCCTCTGTAAAACGCAGGAAGGCCCGCCTGTGTGGACTCACAGGGATGCCCACTGTGAATTCTAGGACCTAAATAACTCATGGATCCAAGGGGAAATCACAAGGGAGGTGAGGAAATCTTTTGAActcactgaaaataaaaacatcaaaatttgtgggacacaACGAAAGCAGTGCTTAGTGGGAAGTATGTAGTTTTAAATGCttagattagaaaaaaaagaaagctttcaaatcaacaatctaagctcctaccttaagaaagaaaaagaagagcaaattggaCTTAATGTAAGCAGCAGTAGGAAATAATAATGAGCAGATGTCAGTGAAACAGGAAACAGGAAAACAGGAGAAAGATCACCGCAACCAAAGCTGGTTCATTGAAACTGTCGATGACGTGATAAACCTCAGACATAATGATCAGGGGGGGCAAGAAGAATAAACAGATACAacagaagaagatacaacatcAGGAATGAGAGAGAGGACGTTCCCTCAGATCCTGCAGATAGTCAAggataagagaatactatgaacaattttatgccaataaactCAACTTGATGAGATGGACAATGtgtccttgaaagacacaaacttctGAAGTTGCTCAAGCATTAGATAACCCAAATGGTCCAATATCTATTAAAGAGgttgaatttgtagttaaaaaccctcttacacacaaaaaaacaagttgcaggcccagatggcttcagtgGTGAATTCTTCCAAGCATTTAAGGAATTAACACCCAgtctacacaaactcttccagaaaacagaagaggaggagggaacacttaCTGACTCATCAGGCCAGGAAAATATATGACAGGGAAAATAGCAAGACACACTGTATGTGGTGTGTTGTCATTCGTACGTCAATCACCTACCCCAGCTCATAGAGAATGTTTTTGAAAGGACACACAAGAAACTGGTAGCAGTGCTGATCTTGGGGGAAGGGTTTGGTCATTATAATCCCTTTGTGTTTTTTATCTTGTATATGTACTGCTTttttcagaaagaggaaattcTTTAGAAATCAAACAGCCTTCAGTGTTGTCCACAGAAATCCCACTTTGGTGCCTTAAGGCAGACTAAGCCGAggccccccgccgccccctcACCTGCGCTCCGCCTGCTGGCAGAGGCTGTCAAAGCGCTGGTGCAGCTTGTGCACCTCGGCCTCCTGGCGCTCCAGGTCCGGGCAGTGCTCCTGGAAGCGGCTGGCCAGCGAGCCAGAGCACCGCTTGGCGGCCTGCAGATTCTGTTCCACCTCGCTGAGGAGGGCCTTCCGGGCCTGCAGCTCGGAGGCCATGGCCTGCCGGGGCGGAGAGGCAGATGGCAGGTGCTGTGGCCAGAGCCCCGGGGCCCGGGATGGCGCTACCCAGAGCTCTTGGGGCTGCCTGCTTTTAGCGGGTGGCAGGCCTGGACCTGGGCGGGGACCGGCGCTTTGCCTCTGAGTTTCTCCTCAAACCCGTGGTCATTTCTGCAGCTTCCATTTTGTTACAATGACCAGTACCCTGGGAAAACTAGCTTCTAAAACCCTGCGGCACACGGCACGTGCCTATGACGCCGTGCCCGGGACTGGAGTGGCCTTGGAGAAGGCTCTGGTCTCTGAGCCCGTTTCCTGGGCTCTGAGGTGAGGCCCTCACCACAAAGGGCAAGGGTTTTGTGAGGTGCTTTGTGAATAAGGGGCCTCCCGCGGGCTCACAGACCCCAATGCTTAGAGCGGGCCCAGCGGCAATGGTGAAGAGGGCAGATgctgggctggggcagaggcTCCTGTGCTCAGCGGACGCGCTGTGCAGGCATGTGGGCCCAGGTGGCCAGATCTGCTTGTCCAGAGACACTGGGAATCTGGGGGGATTATGTGGACATTCGATTTTAAGATAACAGCACCTGATTTCCACAGGCCACAGAAACCCTGTGTACGGCTGGGACTCCAAACCTGGAGAGACTTGCTGCCCTGGGCCTCGGGCCCCTCGACTGTCCACAGGTGGGGTGGCAGGGGCGCCTGGAGCCCACGCCCAGCTCAGAGAAAGGCTCCTGAGGCGCAGGGTCCCCACACTCactgccagctcctgcctcttgctGTCCAGGGCATGGCCACTCTTGGGCACCGTGTCCTCCTGGGCCAGCTGGTTTTCGTATGAGGCCAGCACCTCCCGGCCCTGCTGCAGGCTCTTCTCCAGGCGGTTGGCGACGTCAACCCTGAGGACACGAGTCAGGAGTTGGGGGGCGGTGCCGGCCCTTGACCCCGCCCAGCCTCCCCACTGCCCGCCTGCACCCACTTCTCCTGGGCCGCGTCCAGCAGCTGCACCAGGCGCTCGTATCTGCGCTGGGTGTCCTCCACCCGCGTCCTCAGCAGGGCCGCACTGCCACTGCCCGGGAGGGCCTGCACGAACGCCTCGCCCTCGGCTGTGCTGCTCGCCTTCTCGGGCTCGATGCGCAGCAGCTCCTTGGTGATGCTCTGTGGGGACCAGAGCCCCTCGCGTTGACCACGGCCGGCAGCCACCCCCACCCAGGGATGTCCTCCCCTGGGGGGCCTGACTGGGGATCTGGGTAAAGCCGTGTTTGTAATGAGCATCCCTGGGAATTCTGACACACTGGATGGTGACTCATGAGTGATGAATATGAATAGGTTCCTGTTCCCACTGCTTCACACAGCTTTACTCATCTTTGGGGACAACTCCAATGAGGTGGGTGCGACTCCAAGCAGCTTAGGAGGGGACATGGTGGGGCCTAGCCCCAACCCCACCCCTGTATCAGGCGTCCTCTGGCCTTGGTTCGGCTCCAACCAGACCAGCCCTGGTGTGAGCCCCGCCAAGGGCCATGGCACTTCTCCAAGCCCCGTTCCTCTCCTGTGAACCGGGAACGGTCACGCCCATCGTGGAGGGCGCCGAGGACCcgggaaactgtgtgtgtgtgtaaaagaggCGAGGAGTAGATGGTGTCCATGCCGCTCATCTTGCCCCATCCTGTTGAGGCCCCCTGAGTGCGGATCAGCCCATTTTACTGAAGACACTGAGGTTTGGGCTTGAATGGTGTGTCTGTGCTCAAGGCGAGTGAGCCGGCCCTGTCGccccagagcccatgtgctgccgGGCACCGCGGCCTCTCACTCAGCTCAGTGCTGATCTGCTCGGGTTGCAGTCCTGCTGTTGTCAGCTCTGCCACGAGCCCTTTTTCCTGGGGGTGTGTCTTGGGGGCACCAGGCCTCAGGGACCTCCTCAGTCTTCGGCCTAGAGCAGCCCCCGTCCCCACGACTCACGACTTCCTGTTACACGTGGCAAGTGGTCCCTTTTGAGCGCCAAGACACCCCATGGGGATGAGACCTTGAGGAGGGGCCCCGGGGAGCCAGCGGGCCAGCCTGTGCCCCCAGCCTGGGGTACCTTGAGGTCCTCGGCCCGCTCAGCACTGTCCTGCACGGCCCGGCCCTGCTCCAGTGGCGGCCGCAGGATCCCTGTGATGGCCTTCTCCTGCCGGTCCAGGTCGCTGGCCACCTTGTCCAAGCCGGCCAGCAGCTGCCGGCCCTGCAGGTCAGAGGCATCTGCCGGAGGGAAATCAGAGTCGGGTGGCAGTGGGGatcctgaggcccagggagggggcgTAGGAGGGccagcctccccacctccactgtcCCATCTGCAGCACAGACCCTGGGCCCGGCCCCACCTCCCTGTCCCCCCAGAGCCTCAGGCAGCGTCTGGTACCCACCTCCAGAGTTCTCTGCCTTCAGCACCTCATGCCGCTGCTGGAGCGCCCTTCTGCTCCCAGCTGCCTTCTGCCGCAGGCTCTGGTACTGGCTGCCCAGGCTGTGACAGCAAAAACGGGCTGGGGACCTGGGGCAGCCCACTGCCCCTACTGCCCACTGACACAGGACCCTGGCCTCTGGCTAGACAGACGCCTCGAGGAGTCGGGAAGCTCATCAAAATGCTTTGAAAAGTTAACACGACACACGTAGGAAGGATTTGCTGAAACGCTGGTCTTTCTTTGCTCTTGGGTTCAACGGaccccttctttccctccttcctttctttgtctctcttttcttcaatAGCAAGTCTTACTGTCTAAAattatcttgggcttccctggtgccacagtggttaagaatctgcctgccaatgcaggggacacgggttcgatccatggcccgggaagatcccacatgctgcggagcaactaagcccgtgcgccacaactactgagcctgcgctctaaagcctgcaagccacaactactgagcccatgtgccacaactactgaagcccgcgagcctagagcccgtgctctgcaacaagagaagccacgacgagaagcccacgcaccacaacaaagagtagcccccactcgccacaaccagagaaagcccgcgcacagcaacaaagacctaatacagccaaaaataaaaacaaataaataaatttataaaataatcttgtttgctcatttgttttcccCACCAAGATGTTACCCCTGAGGGAGCAGTACACAGTacgtgctcaatacatatttgctgaatgaataaatgaaggaattccTTGAATCACTCATTCAACAAGAGTTCTTGGGTACTTGCTTTGCACCAGGTACTGAACAAGGCCCTGAAAAGAGTAAATCTCAAGGAGCCCCTGCCCAATGAAACTGACACAGATGCAAAGCACCCTAATGAGAGCAGCATGAGCAGTGGGAGAAGGTGCTTGAGAAAGAAGCAGCAGCCCTTTTCCTGGAGCCAGGGTGGAGGATGAGGGggcaatcagggaaggcttcacagaagagGTGACCCCCAGGCTGGGTCTTCAAACCAAGAGGCCTGAGCCAACAGGTGGTGGGTTTGTGTGCAGGTAGAGGGAGcagtatgtgcaaaggcccagatgCCCTTGCAGAAAAACCACTCCCTGATGTGTGCCCAGAGCCAGAGATTCACACACAAGTCAGCTCGGCCAACGGGATCTGCTGCTGTCCCACTTGAGCCTCCAAGGGGGCGCAGGTTTGGGGATGTTAGTGGCACCCTGAGGTTGAGTTGGGGTGCCCAGGGCTGTGAACGTGGCCTGAGGGGCCCAGGGGGTGCGGCCAGTCCATGCTGGCTCCTTCCTTTGCCCCTGTACCTGTCGGCCAGAGCCACGGCCTCAGGGTCGGTGGGAGGGATCATGAAGCAGACAGCTGGGGCAGTCAGCTCATTCCCTGCGCTGTCCGTGAGGTCCCAGCTCTCCCCGTTGTTCCTCTGCAGGGTGTAGCTGTAGCCCCGAGAGATTAGGCCCTGGTGGGGACAGGCCAGTCAGAACACATGGAGAGACCTGCCCCACCTGGTGGCCAGGAGCCCAGTCACCATCTCAGCCCCACCCCTAACTCTGGGACCTGGGGAGTCTTAGTGTGTTTCTCAGACCCTCCCCAAGAGGTTCCATCATAGAGAGTTGAGAGGGGCCAGCACCAAGAGAACATGTGTCGGGTCTGCCGGCCGAGCACCCACCTGGATTTCCCTTTGGGGAGCCCCCGTGCAGTCCCAGCCCATGTGTTCTCGTCCCTCCATTCCCTGACTTCTGGGGGTGGACATGTGACTCAGGTCTGGCCAATGAGAGAATGGCATccctggccacagtgattggtttagGCTGGACACATGATTCAAAGCGGGCCAGTGAGAAC
This DNA window, taken from Balaenoptera ricei isolate mBalRic1 chromosome 15, mBalRic1.hap2, whole genome shotgun sequence, encodes the following:
- the PPL gene encoding periplakin isoform X1 gives rise to the protein MNSLFRKRNKGKYSPTVRTRSISIKELSELIEQLQKNADQVERNIVDTEAKLQSPVSPPQRGLTDPQSSSRSPMFHLCCVSLDLARLQEGRQPEHRDSALQKVSDSEKLLYVLEADAAIAKHMKHPQGDMIAEDICQLKERVTNLRGKHKQVYNLAVKEVDPQVNWEALVEEKLDKLSSQSFGSDLPLVDHQVEQHNIFHNEVKAIRPHLTKDGGKEQNGELQAKYQKLLAASQARQQHLSSLQDYMQRCTNELYWLDQQAQSRMQYDWSDCNLDYPSRRRQYENFINRNLEAKEERINKLHGEGDQLLAAKHPGRKSIEAHMEAVHADWKEYLNLLICEESHLKYMEEYHQFHKDVKDAQELLRKVDSDLNQKYSPDFKDQYQIELMLRELDDQEKALDKYEHEVQGLQKRGQQVVPLKYRRETPFKPISVEALCDFESDQGLISRGYSYTLQRNNGESWDLTDSAGNELTAPAVCFMIPPTDPEAVALADSLGSQYQSLRQKAAGSRRALQQRHEVLKAENSGDASDLQGRQLLAGLDKVASDLDRQEKAITGILRPPLEQGRAVQDSAERAEDLKSITKELLRIEPEKASSTAEGEAFVQALPGSGSAALLRTRVEDTQRRYERLVQLLDAAQEKVDVANRLEKSLQQGREVLASYENQLAQEDTVPKSGHALDSKRQELAAMASELQARKALLSEVEQNLQAAKRCSGSLASRFQEHCPDLERQEAEVHKLHQRFDSLCQQAERRVQSLQSTRAAHDAFCSGRDHLLQFLSHIPSYEPQETDGLGQMETKLNNQKNLLDEIARREEEVQKVYAHSQQYQQAVKDYELEAEKLRSLLDLENGRSSHMSKRARLQSPAAKVREEETALAAKFTEVNAINRQRLQNLEFALNLLRQQPEAGMSHEALPGSKPGSGAEETWKIQKELDEEAERRQQLENEVRSAQEEIRTLQNQSPQNAVVRKEVLKKVPDPMLEESLRQTQQTLVEEQRKNQLLQEELEALQLRLRALEQEARDGGQEYTVKEVLRIEPDQTQASEVLRLREELEELRRQKGSQEAEALLLQQRIAALAQEKNQVREKVTEKEVVKLQNDPQLEAEFRKLQEDGQREQQLREKQEEELSFLQDKLKRLEKERAMAEGKITIKEVLKVEKDVATEREVSDLTRQYEDEAAKARANKREKTGLLRKIWALEEENAKVVVQEKVREIVRPDPKAESEVANLRLELVEQECKYRGAEEQLKGYQSELEVLRRRGPQVEVKEVTKEVIKYKTDPEMEKELQRLREEIIDKTRLIERCDLEIYQLKQEIQSLKEAKPQVQTKEVVQEILQFQEDPQTKEEVESLRAQLSEEQKKQVDLERERASQEDKIKQKEEELSQVKEKTVQQEVVRYEEEPGLQAEVNAFTESIDAELQQIDGLRGELQQLQRRRAELGRQLEELQCERQARREAELEVQHLKQRLAQLEEEAGEAREKVTLKQKVVLQQDPQQAREHTLLALQLEEERHRRQVLERELETLKKKLEHLEKMEVKEKVVFSKSIQVERGDTEQEIQKLKSSMEAESQSKRALDAEVNRLEAKLSELEFCNSKSSKELDFLREENHKLQLERQSLQLEARRLQSEIEMAVAETRGLRSMPVAADPGAQLDCRLRSLEQELDDLRQLSRDKDLEIDELQRRLGSVAIKREQRENHLRRSIVVIDPDSGRELSPEEAHRAGLIDWNMFVKLRNQECDWEEISVKGPNGESSVIHDRKSGKKFSIEEALQNGRLTPAQYDRYVNKDMSIQELAVLVSGEK